From the genome of Spinacia oleracea cultivar Varoflay chromosome 2, BTI_SOV_V1, whole genome shotgun sequence, one region includes:
- the LOC110788267 gene encoding 2-oxoglutarate-Fe(II) type oxidoreductase hxnY isoform X2, which produces MENYNNSFSKINNLNCIDLSNPDIHHSVSLLKQACLDCGFFYVINHGMSEEFMDEVFAQSKQFFELPISEKMKLLRNEKHRGYTPILDELLDPEHQLQGDYKEGYYIGVEVPEDDPEADKPFYGPNVWPAPDLLPGWRQTMEKYHEQALEVARSVAKIIALALDLDADFFTKPEMLGKPIATLRLLYYEGQVSDPSKGIYGAGAHSDYGLITLLATDDVVGLQICKDKDAKPQVWEDVPPVKGAFIVNLGDMLERWSNCVFKSTLHRVIGNGQRRYSIAYFVEPSHECLVECLPTCKSETNPPKFPPVRCDTYLSQRYKDTHTDLSTYK; this is translated from the exons ATGGAAAATTACAACAATTCTTTCTCAAAGATCAATAATCTCAACTGCATCGATCTTTCAAACCCTGATATCCACCATTCTGTATCTCTCCTTAAACAG GCATGTTTGGATTGTGGGTTTTTCTATGTAATAAATCATGGGATGAGCGAAGAATTCATGGATGAAGTTTTTGCACAAAGCAAGCAGTTTTTTGAATTGCCAATAAGTGAAAAAATGAAGCTTTTGAGAAACGAAAAGCATCGAGGATATACACCAATTCTTGACGAGCTTTTAGATCCTGAACATCAACTTCAAG GAGATTACAAGGAGGGGTATTATATTGGTGTTGAAGTACCTGAGGATGATCCTGAGGCAGATAAGCCATTTTATGGGCCCAATGTTTGGCCAGCTCCGG ATCTCTTGCCTGGTTGGAGGCAAACTATGGAGAAATATCATGAGCAAGCACT GGAGGTAGCAAGGAGTGTAGCAAAGATTATAGCTCTTGCACTTGACCTGGACGCAGATTTTTTTACTAAGCCAGAGATGCTGGGGAAACCTATTGCAACCTTACGCCTATTGTACTATGAAG GTCAAGTTTCTGATCCATCAAAAGGAATATATGGAGCTGGTGCACATTCTGACTATGGTCTGATTACACTCTTGGCTACAGATGATGTAGTTGGTCTGCAA ATATGCAAGGATAAAGATGCCAAGCCACAGGTATGGGAAGATGTACCGCCTGTTAAAGG GGCGTTCATTGTGAATCTCGGTGATATGCTGGAGCGCTGGAGCAACTGTGTTTTTAA ATCCACCTTGCACAGGGTTATAGGGAATGGTCAACGCAGATACTCT ATAGCCTATTTTGTTGAGCCGAGTCATGAATGTCTTGTTGAATGCTTGCCAACATGCAAATCAGAAACTAACCCTCCCAA GTTTCCTCCAGTTCGATGTGATACATATCTTTCCCAGCGCTACAAGGACACTCATACTGATCTAAGCACATACAAGTAA
- the LOC110788267 gene encoding 2-oxoglutarate-Fe(II) type oxidoreductase hxnY isoform X1: MENYNNSFSKINNLNCIDLSNPDIHHSVSLLKQACLDCGFFYVINHGMSEEFMDEVFAQSKQFFELPISEKMKLLRNEKHRGYTPILDELLDPEHQLQAVGDYKEGYYIGVEVPEDDPEADKPFYGPNVWPAPDLLPGWRQTMEKYHEQALEVARSVAKIIALALDLDADFFTKPEMLGKPIATLRLLYYEGQVSDPSKGIYGAGAHSDYGLITLLATDDVVGLQICKDKDAKPQVWEDVPPVKGAFIVNLGDMLERWSNCVFKSTLHRVIGNGQRRYSIAYFVEPSHECLVECLPTCKSETNPPKFPPVRCDTYLSQRYKDTHTDLSTYK, translated from the exons ATGGAAAATTACAACAATTCTTTCTCAAAGATCAATAATCTCAACTGCATCGATCTTTCAAACCCTGATATCCACCATTCTGTATCTCTCCTTAAACAG GCATGTTTGGATTGTGGGTTTTTCTATGTAATAAATCATGGGATGAGCGAAGAATTCATGGATGAAGTTTTTGCACAAAGCAAGCAGTTTTTTGAATTGCCAATAAGTGAAAAAATGAAGCTTTTGAGAAACGAAAAGCATCGAGGATATACACCAATTCTTGACGAGCTTTTAGATCCTGAACATCAACTTCAAG CTGTAGGAGATTACAAGGAGGGGTATTATATTGGTGTTGAAGTACCTGAGGATGATCCTGAGGCAGATAAGCCATTTTATGGGCCCAATGTTTGGCCAGCTCCGG ATCTCTTGCCTGGTTGGAGGCAAACTATGGAGAAATATCATGAGCAAGCACT GGAGGTAGCAAGGAGTGTAGCAAAGATTATAGCTCTTGCACTTGACCTGGACGCAGATTTTTTTACTAAGCCAGAGATGCTGGGGAAACCTATTGCAACCTTACGCCTATTGTACTATGAAG GTCAAGTTTCTGATCCATCAAAAGGAATATATGGAGCTGGTGCACATTCTGACTATGGTCTGATTACACTCTTGGCTACAGATGATGTAGTTGGTCTGCAA ATATGCAAGGATAAAGATGCCAAGCCACAGGTATGGGAAGATGTACCGCCTGTTAAAGG GGCGTTCATTGTGAATCTCGGTGATATGCTGGAGCGCTGGAGCAACTGTGTTTTTAA ATCCACCTTGCACAGGGTTATAGGGAATGGTCAACGCAGATACTCT ATAGCCTATTTTGTTGAGCCGAGTCATGAATGTCTTGTTGAATGCTTGCCAACATGCAAATCAGAAACTAACCCTCCCAA GTTTCCTCCAGTTCGATGTGATACATATCTTTCCCAGCGCTACAAGGACACTCATACTGATCTAAGCACATACAAGTAA